In one window of Pseudomonas sp. IAC-BECa141 DNA:
- a CDS encoding Hsp20 family protein translates to MSTAFSLAPLFRSSVGFDRFNDLFETALRNEPGSSYPPYNVEKHGDDQYRIVVAAAGFQEEDLELQVEKGVLTISGGKRDANEGVTFLHQGIAQRAFKLSFRLADHIEIKAADLRNGLLSIDLLRVIPEEAKAKRIPINGAEKPVLQ, encoded by the coding sequence ATGAGTACTGCATTTTCCCTCGCTCCACTGTTCCGTTCCTCGGTAGGTTTCGACCGTTTCAATGACCTGTTCGAAACCGCCCTGCGCAACGAGCCAGGCAGCAGCTATCCTCCTTACAACGTCGAAAAACACGGTGACGATCAATACCGCATCGTCGTGGCGGCGGCCGGTTTCCAGGAAGAAGACCTGGAACTGCAAGTCGAGAAAGGTGTGCTGACCATCAGTGGCGGCAAGCGTGACGCGAACGAAGGCGTCACTTTCCTGCACCAGGGCATCGCCCAACGTGCATTCAAGCTGTCCTTCCGCCTGGCCGATCACATCGAGATCAAGGCTGCCGACCTGCGTAACGGTCTGTTGAGCATTGACCTGCTGCGAGTGATCCCGGAAGAAGCGAAAGCCAAGCGCATCCCGATCAACGGGGCGGAGAAGCCGGTCCTGCAATAA